TGGTCTCGattaatattatataattttaACTTGAACTATTCAACATGGTAAAAAGATGATAGCTATTCTATTTATTGTTTCATTTTAAGATTGTCATTCAGTTTCAGTTGCAGTACTCTATAACATAATATGCTATCTTGTGATAATTTACAAACCCTAATTTGATTGTTAATATTTCATGTGTTGTATCTGTAAACTATTAGGCATGAAACATCTGAATTATGTTTTATATGCATATAGACTTCTGTAGATGGAAAGATGAATTTGAAGAATGCAATGGGATAAACTATATAAAATCAACTGGCAGTAAAGTGATAAACAATGAAAGTGTTGAGTAGTATTATTGTAACAAAACTGGATTCTTTAATACAGTTAGTAGTGGAAAGAGGTCATTAAAATCTCAAGGCTCTTGTAAACTGAATGCATACTGCACAGTTAGCTTAACTGTGAGGAAAACAGTTGATCATGAAGGAACCGTTGAGGTGGAAATCTGTAGTACACACTATAAGCACACAGTATCCCTCGGACATCTACGTATTCCTAAATCAAAACGCATTGAGATAGCTAAAAAACTAACAGACTGGGTTACGATTGATTGAATACTGGATGATGTGAGAGACAATGTTTGTGTTGATGAAAAACGGTCCCACATCATGACAAAAAGGGATATCTTCAATATTGAAAGGGCTTTTTCTTTAAGATCTGTTGAAAGACATTCAGATGATGCTACAAGTGTAGCGATGCTGATGGAAGAAATGAAACAGAGTGACAAAGAGTCTCCTGTGTTGTTTTACAAGCAACAGGGAGTAGTTCTACCAGCTTATAATTATCTAAACAAGAACGACTTTGTGATGGTATTACAAACACCATACCAAGCACACGTAATGAAGGAGTTTGGCAATAACATAGTGTGCATTGATTCCATCTTCAAAACAACAGGATATGAGTTTACATTAATCACTGTCACGGTAATTGATGAATTtggccaagaagccggcgcgcaacacccatgagtatattgacaggaagaaagaaaatgcaattttcacacctccgtagctctgtgctgccttgatggaACAAGTGATTTTAACTGTGGACACGTACTCCAACtttagcactccacattccaaatttgagcgaaatcacttcaagcgttcctgagatatgctacttcaaaaattggcttagtttcttcatttttattccttcttatttttcttcctcttgtcgcacacttactaaaactgctataaaacgcaaatgccatatccgattgccttgaaatttggcacacagaaggggggtataaaggcacatctcggtaccaactttggctggaatacgataaacaggcaaagagttatgagcgattattcacaaaaaataacaccaatatgttgtcacgcctacagggtaaaccgcgtatgggaagatgatgaaaatcggtgggtgaataggttaacaattgaacctcaaaccttttgtgatttgaaagaaatcaagctaaaaaccaggaagatacaacgaaaaaaccaacagtgtgtaacaattatgcaatcgagattagctaataaaaaaacgactatttgtcatgcctaccagaaaaaccgcttggggtaatgctttgaaaatcactgtacagatggagtaatcatcttagaaaggctcttaaatggtgtagaagaatcaaacttaaagccacagagttacaacacgaaatccaacttggtgcagcaagtgcgagatcgagatactctaatagagcagtcaccctgaagggaattcaagagatcagctagaaacaagtaacctgtatagagatagctacaaacaagtcaccctgtagagagatcagctacaaacaatccaccctgtagaaagatcagctagaagaagttaccttgtagggagttcaactacggaaagagatagttcagctagaagaaatcatcttgtagagatcagctacaaagaaaccacaatgtagagagttcagctacaaacaaatcaccctgtagagagatcagctagaagaagctaccttgtagagagttcagctacaaagaaaccatcatgtagagagttcagctacaaacaaattgccctgtagagagatcagctagaagaagttaccttgtagagagttcagctacaaagaaaccatcatgtagagagttcgctgcaaacaaatcacctgtagagagttcagctacaaacaaatctccctgtagagagatcagctagaagaagtttcctcagctacaaacaaatcactctgtagaatgatcagctagaagaagtaaccttgtagagagttcagttacaaagaaaccaccatgtagagagttcagctacaaactagtgacgttgtagagacatcagctagtagaaggtaccttgtagagagttcagctacaaacaattcaccctgttcagagatcagttagaagttatattgtagagagttcagctacaaacaaatcaccctgtagcaagaccagctagaagaagttaccttgtagagagttcagttacaaagaaaccaccatgtagagaattcagctacaaactagtgaccctgtagagacatcagcttgaagaagttaccttgtagaaaattcaactacaaagaaaccattctgtaaagagctcagctgcaaacaaatcacctatacagaaatcagctacaaacaaatcaccctgtagagagatcagccagaagaagttactttgtagatagttcagctacaaacaaatcactctgtagagagatcagctagaagaagtcaccttgtagatagttcagctacaaacaaatcatcctgtagagagatcagctagaagaagctaccttgtagatagttcagctacaaacaaatcaccctgtagaaagattagatagaagaagtcaccttgtagagaggtcagctacaaagaaaccaccatgtagagagttcagctgcaaacaaatcaccctgtaaaaaattcagctacaaactaatcaccctgtagaacgatcagctagaagaagtcaccctgtagagagttcagttacaaagaaaccaccatgtagagagttcagctacaaactagtgaccttgtagagacatcagctagtagaagttaccttgtagagagttcagctaaaaacaattcaccctgttcagagatcagttagaagaagttttcttgtagagagttcagctacaaacaaatcactctgtagaaagatcagctagaagaagttaccttgcagagagttcagttacaaagaaaccaccatgtagagaattcagctacaaactagtgaccctgtagagacatcagctaacaccagtgctaagtactggagcaacaaaggaaaaacagctgagctacaacaatagcctctatcacactttatcactgctagtactcgtgtatcgtaagtgtattagTGCAAgcgctagtttgttaacttgtaaggaagagcagtatcagcagttgtaacttgatagtggtgtctccagtattgcaagagatggataattcctggattattgtttaaaagttgtttccagctcagtgcgtgagtccagtccgcgagtccagtccgcgaaatacatgtTTCTATGTCTAGTATGTCATGCTGTACTGATGCAGGCATTATTCTGTTTGTCACAAGGTTGACCAGGTTTAACTCTGAAGTATCTTCATTCTCCGATATAATGAAGGGGTTTGATTTTGCCACCACAATCTTCAGCCTTACAGCTTACTCTTGTTGTGTGGTTTTGGCTGAAGAATGCTGATGGTGCTTCTTTGCTCTAGTTTTTGTAATGTTCAGCATCTGTTCAGTCTCTCCAGCAAGCCTTGTGAGTTCTGGTGAACTCAGACAGTACTTCAGCAATCCTTGACGATCAGTTGTTATGCCTGAAATGTCACCATCACCTTTAAGTACTTTGTTTAGATGCTCCTGGGCTTGATCTGGGCCAATGGATGTGGATGCAATGGGATTTGTGTTGACAACAAACTCTCCACTTTTCAGATCATTCCATATGTGTGGATGGCTGGTCTCTAGTTCGTACATATGTGCTATGTGATCTGGAATATTCTGGGCATGAATGCAAAGAAAAGTAGACACACATTTTTTCTATAGAAGTAAGATGCAAAAACCAGTTACAGTCCCGAGTACCTCTCATGAACTGAAGCAAGTTGCTGACTTGCTTCATGTATGAACGAGCCCATCTGTACATAGGATACTTGTCATTCTTCTGATCGAATTCTTCCAACCGCTTTTCCAGTTCCAGGGTGCTAATCAAACTGACTAGTTGGCAATGTGCTTCAGTGACATCAAGCCCATTACTATAAGCTTCCCATACTGTTTCCATTGAAGACAAAAATTTTTGATGCACAGTAGGGTTTTCTTCAAAAAATGCTTCGACCCACAAGTCAAAGAGAACTTGCAGAGAGATTTGATGTGCATCGAGCGCTCGGTTGTGGTGTTTACCATTTAGTATTTGAGCCACTGTTACGCTGCTGTAGAGGTCAGCTTCAatctagtgatgtgcgatatatcgagaGAGAAAAACGAAATCTCGATAAATTTTAGGATATCGCATCACAATACGGTATCGGTATTTTATTACATTACTTCGATAAAGTATCGTGTAGGCGATAATTTTCAATACTTACCGTCATAGGTCAGTATTATCGAATACAAGTCACCATCATCCTTACGATTTTCTCTAGCTTATCAAGATGAATAAATCACCACCATCGTTCGGCTATCTTCATTGCATGCTGCATGCCGAAGCGCACGTCTAGACAAACACGTTGCCTTAGCGTTACGTCACAAGTGCGCGAAAGTAATGGAGTCAGGCACGGAATCTGATGTTGAAGACCTACAACTTTTGCCAGCTGCAAGAAGCCACCAAACCACAGCGAATGAAAAAGAAGCTAAGAAAGAAGAAAGTGCAGTATGGTTATCATAGGCGACTCTCACATGGCCCCCCCTGCTAAATTTTAGTACCTCCATCCTAGCTATATATTCAATACACCCACAACATATAAACAAACTCTGCATGCATAGACAAGTCAACTACAATGCTTTGTTACTTAAAACTTACATTAATACTTCCCCAAGCACCACGATACCAACAAGATGGTCCATAATTTAATACTCCAAGAAATACTAGCTTGAacaaatcgattgtgggatttaattaataattaataactGATTGTGGGATTGTTGCTTTTATGGCCAGTGGTATACAAAGTTCTCGTGATCCGTTTTTAATTCATCGCTCTGAGGTAGATAACCCAAGCAGCTCAGACTCTGAGGATGGTTATCCTACGTCGACACATTCGTCATCTCGTCTTAATTCAGAGTTAGTTTCAGACAGTGAAAGTATCCGAACCAGTATTAGTGAAGACTCTGTTAGTGTAAGTGGAGTTTCACCACCTTGTCCAAGAGTAAGTAATAGCACAGGTACTGTACCAACTGTAGATTTAAACCCCACCAATGACCCATCATTACCCTTTCCTAGTAGCGAGCGGGAAAAACAAGTGAGAATTAGGGATGGACTCTACCAACCCCAGTTACCTAATTACAGATCTACACTTCACAATGGTAGGAAAAGATGTTTTTTACCAAGGTGGTACAGATCACATAATTGGCTGGAATACTCACCAATTACGGAcaaaatgtactgttttataTGTCGTGCATTTGGACACACAGTTCCCGGTACTTCAGGTAAATTGGATACAGCATTCACAACAGTCGGTACTCAAAGGCAGAGGTGGAAAAAAGCTACCACTCTTTTATCAAAACATCAGAGCTCACTTGTACATAAGCAGTCAGCATTGTCTTATGCAGAATTGCTCACATCAATTCCTATTAATCATCAATTAGACCAAGCCAGTGCTAAAAGTTCCTCTAGATTGCAAAAACAAGAAACTAATAGAGAGATACTGCATCGTATTATTGATGTTATTTTACTGCTTGTCAAAACTGGACATCCCTTACGTGTTCATCGAGAAAATAATGAATCTCACAACAGAGGTTTGTTTTTGGAGATAACACAGCTTTTACCTAAATATGATGGACTTTTGAAAGCACATTTTGAAGATGGACCACGGAATGCAAGATACACCTCTATGACTATTCAAAATGATTTAATATCTGCTATTTATCACAACATGATTTCACTCCTAAAGGAAGAATTTTCAGGAATTGTTTATTTTAGCATCATGATGGATGAAGCCAGCGACTTAAGTCACAAAGAGCAGGTTTCAATAGTAGTACGGTATGTTGATTCACAATATGTGATTCAAGAACGACTAGTAGATGTTGAGTCCTACTGACAGCACTACTGCAGAGGCACTGTTTCAAATATTGTTGAAAGGTTTATCAAAAGTTGGATTGACAACTGACAATTTAGTTGGTCAATGTTATGACGGGGCCAGCAAAATGCGGGGCATACATGCTGGAGTTCAGGCTAAGGTTAAGGAAATTCAACCCAGGGCCATATACTGTCACTGTTATGCACATTGTGTTAACCTAGTGTTGGTAGAAGCAACTTCTAGTAACCAATGCTGTAGAAATTTTTTTGGAGTAATACAGAATCTTTATACCTTTATTGAAGCCAGTCCTCACAGACACAGCACActtgtggcatttatgaaggaGTTAAGTTCAAAGCCTCATGTTAAAACCCTTAAAAAACTATCTGACACAAGGTGGGCATGCAGAAGTGATGCAGTTCAGGCAGTGTATGAAAATTTTGAAGCCATTGTGAAATCATTAGAAGAAATTCAAGACAACTGTCACGATGGTCGAATCAGTGCAGAAGCATGTGGGCTTAAATTTTCTATTCTcaaatttgattttttttttctttgtctttttgTTTTGAAAGACCTACTATTCAAAAGTCGTACTGTCAGTGATTACCTCCAAAGAGAGGATATTGACATTGTTAGTGCATTGCAAGTTGTTGATACCACAGTTAAAACTATTGGAGATAtgagaaatgaaacaaaatttAAAGAGTATTATGACAAAGCTGTCGAATTTGCTAGGGAAAAAAATGTGGAAGTGTTGGAGCCTAGACGCAGAAAGGTTAGCCGTCGTATAGATGAAAATTGGCAGAATGAATACTCTTCATCATATGAAGAAAGCTTACGTGTCGGATTCTATTATGAGGTACTGGATATTATATTGAATGAGTTTAACTACAGGTTCAACCAAGAATCAAGGATATTTTTAAGCTTTCTCGGAGTTACAATTGTGTAAAATTGCTTCAGATTCTAAATTTGATCAAATTGCAAGTCACTTTTCATTGGATGCTGTTAcgttaaccctttaaggaccaaaaattgtgtgcatagtCTACCCTGAAAGCCCACACGTTTTATGATTATTGTGCAATTAGTGttttaaaaaatataataagtttatagcattgacaaagcccctacaaatgctcaattgtataacaaattatactaaaagactcgcctgacaataataaacaacattatctaacttaccaaagtgtagaaccaatgtcttaaaagcactaaggtgagtttcaaacacctacacGCGACCGATTTCTtcgtgacacaatcaataaaaacagtccgccattttagatttttaaaaccgcatcacgtgatcttgtatatcaaattattcgCCTCTAAATAGTGAGCACTCTGAGCTTTAGAGTAAGCGATCTATTGTCGGACACCATCTATAATCGGACACGTTTTCTCAGAAACTACTAAGCCGAATCATCTGAACTTTGGTGTGGAGAAACCTTACACTTAGGCTAATAATGCACTAAAAGATAAGCCTGCTAGCTTTTGTGGTTCCTTTGTTACAGCCGATTAAAGTGACTGTCCGAAAACCTCTAATATCGGAAGTTTACCTCTTTTATCGGACACCGCCTAGCAATCACTCACTAAAAAACGAAAATCCCCACAACCACCACCATCTATTAGGGTAAGCCATGCACTTTCAAAGTAGTCATAGTTATTTCCTTTCCTTCATTCATAAGCGGAGCTACAATCGTAAATGTTCGGGTGTGTCGTGACCTCAATAATCGGACGCCTGGATTTCCAAATTTTCGTATTTTTTTGCGGGACTTTCTGTTCAAAAACCCTTTGTTGTTCGAGCAGTAGATACCAGAGCAGGTATGACTCCCAAGTTATATATAGTTGTTGTACATACGTAACTCTTGGCCTTGTAGCTATATTATTGTAGTGGTTGAATAAGTTATTATACAATAAAAcaacagctagctagctagtctcTAGCTACTAATTAATGCTGTGTAAATAACGGTGTGCACTTGGCATTATTTTACTCTGTAGCATAAATAATTGGCATTATTTTACGCTGTAGCATAAGTGATAAACTGTAATAGtgattactataatattataggtggggactattctacggaacggaacggaatgatggactaaactgcggaacggaatgctttctcagattgaagcttgcagcttaccattgctgtacaagttatcagtggcacttccagcaggtaatcaaacgttaccccaagaaagataaaacgaatttaaggatcgattgtgggttcttgttggttgtcattagtaacgaagtactaattgtgggaatagctgactcagtgtgttcatcttcggatatatcaagtagggaactaatgcatgacttgtttttactagtatgtaagttatttttacttacttgactttagaatgtacagtctgaggcccagcctttctaatcggcataaatcagtatgtgtatagctacactacaaaagaaacaagtatggtgacaagctgaatcaactcagtctaagcagaatctaaaggaattttgtgcagtgtgtgaggagcaaacattcagatacctcaaggaggctatattgtgtgaacatcaatgattcattaacagagtagtggactattgtcagatatctcagcctgagtactgagttgaattctggatggggtctattttacagaatggaatgctttctgaatcaacttgctatcattgctgaaattgcattttatcagtggaacctccaggaaaatggaataggataattataaaacattaattaagtgattgtttaggtaatcatgactttattcagtctaataaacagaatatatggttgattgagtgaggtatcactttcagaatgttcagacgaccagtgatgagatgcatggattcatagaatttttgttgtggttggagacattaaatatccaaaagcaaactgactgtataatattaattcactttctttatattttctcaactttgagcctgtatacaaataattgaattttccttgtcaatagaaatcctagaataagatgggagagaaacttatctttgtttacctacactgtacaaccaagagttcgtaatactgatttgtatgggagagagtgtctaactctcagtatggcctgtacaaacaccctgcgtaaagttcacctttcatcaaatcaacacctttactgggggatagaaaactgttgattagtgttgctgaagaaggtaaagcctttgttctgaaataaggccgaggtgttactttaagcagggtgtttggtgaatgcgttcaagttagacactccaccttattatgaactcttggtacaacttcaaaggaaaatgaagaaaacatacagatgaatcaataaaatcactacagtagggtgaattacagactagtgagatcttggttaattaatgacagtggttggagattaagtgtggtagcttcttgttcttgaatatgttgcaaagtggaagtacaaatcaaaatgggatatcaatttcattatgaaaaatacataaataatctagcattactatttcatttgtcctccacttaaacatgctacaacagtactagtgtcagtacattggcagtgagtctaccttgaaatctcaactctagagtagatccaacacaggacagccctcactgtaacaaatacatgtgatcccattgtaatttcatggaccagctggactgggaatcacttgaaaatagacgaacaaatttaacctgttttgtttgaagtgaagcatgtgaaatgttacacttaagaaatcctaggattcttaggtggtatgtaattaatgtgagtgttccatttcaggtctgactagatacattgaaattacacacacatcctggtccaaatcacgtttgcctggtggctacaggcatggtttcacatgcggcttataatagagagttggctgatcttggagttttggcatttagcctgattcaaggctagcagtcagacacatccttgaattgtgcaacagataaaatcagctcactattgaatacagcattagtccactgcaccagctgttaatatataaataactccatgcatacacttcagtgatgtttgcagaatataccctccttgcggtctgccaaaatatttgctcctcacacactgcacaaaattcttcaagttttaattcagctggctctttcctgttaccagtatcttcctgcttgctttatttatacactgacttatgacttgaaagaccggcccagactgttttctaaagtctaaataagaaaaacagctcacataaagttcccttccgtatggatgaacatcactgatacagctcatcccacaataatacttcgttactaatgacaaccaacaaaaacccacaatcgatccgttaattctttttatcttatgtttaatcacgcactggagatgccactgctaacttataagggaagggaagtttcagcaatggtaagttgcaagcttcaattttagaaagcgttccgttccgtggtttagtccatcattccgttccgttccgttccgtagaatagtccccaccaatATTATAGCTCATATGTGGTCCATTACGCCAACGGATA
This genomic interval from Dysidea avara chromosome 15, odDysAvar1.4, whole genome shotgun sequence contains the following:
- the LOC136245949 gene encoding zinc finger MYM-type protein 1-like, which codes for MASGIQSSRDPFLIHRSEVDNPSSSDSEDGYPTSTHSSSRLNSELVSDSESIRTSISEDSVSVSGVSPPCPRVSNSTGTVPTVDLNPTNDPSLPFPSSEREKQVRIRDGLYQPQLPNYRSTLHNGRKRCFLPRWYRSHNWLEYSPITDKMYCFICRAFGHTVPGTSGKLDTAFTTVGTQRQRWKKATTLLSKHQSSLVHKQSALSYAELLTSIPINHQLDQASAKSSSRLQKQETNREILHRIIDVILLLVKTGHPLRVHRENNESHNRGLFLEITQLLPKYDGLLKAHFEDGPRNARYTSMTIQNDLISAIYHNMISLLKEEFSGIVYFSIMMDEASDLSHKEQVSIVVRYVDSQYVIQERLVDVESY
- the LOC136245950 gene encoding zinc finger MYM-type protein 1-like, whose protein sequence is MRGIHAGVQAKVKEIQPRAIYCHCYAHCVNLVLVEATSSNQCCRNFFGVIQNLYTFIEASPHRHSTLVAFMKELSSKPHVKTLKKLSDTRWACRSDAVQAVYENFEAIVKSLEEIQDNCHDGRISAEACGLKFSILKFDFFFLCLFVLKDLLFKSRTVSDYLQREDIDIVSALQVVDTTVKTIGDMRNETKFKEYYDKAVEFAREKNVEVLEPRRRKVSRRIDENWQNEYSSSYEESLRVGFYYEVLDIILNEFNYRFNQESRIFLSFLGVTIV